In a genomic window of Telopea speciosissima isolate NSW1024214 ecotype Mountain lineage chromosome 5, Tspe_v1, whole genome shotgun sequence:
- the LOC122660792 gene encoding uncharacterized protein LOC122660792, with translation MSLACLVCHSVESPSHSFRSYSVSSSDNEGRCSLIVNCLNRKSSLGPEAPSSMITSSKVAPHPIMTNSQGVTGTPRLVRSRAVRRDIVRDWNFDEIVMER, from the coding sequence ATGAGTCTTGCTTGTCTTGTTTGCCATAGTGTCGAAAGTCCCTCCCATTCTTTTAGGAGTTACTCTGTTTCAAGTTCAGATAATGAGGGCCGATGTTCTTTAATTGTCAATTGCTTGAACAGGAAGTCATCTCTTGGACCAGAGGCACCAAGTAGCATGATCACATCATCCAAGGTAGCCCCACACCCAATTATGACCAACAGTCAGGGAGTCACAGGAACCCCAAGGCTAGTGCGGAGCCGTGCTGTCAGGAGGGACATTGTGAGAGACTGGAACTTTGATGAAATAGTGATGGAGCGTTAA